In Oryza sativa Japonica Group chromosome 11, ASM3414082v1, the following are encoded in one genomic region:
- the LOC4349781 gene encoding phytosulfokines 2 precursor, whose product MSTTRGVSSSSAAAALALLLLFALCFFSFHFAAAARAVPRDEHQENGGVKAVAAVAADQLVLQLEGDTGNGDEVSELMGAAEEEAAACEEGKNNDECVQRRLLSDAHLDYIYTQHKNKP is encoded by the exons ATGAGCACTACTCGCGGCGTCTCCTcctcttctgctgctgctgctcttgcgCTGCTTCTCCTCTTCGCCCTCTgcttcttctccttccactTCGCCGCAGCTGCTCGCGCCGTTCCTCGTGATGAACACCAAG AGAATGGCGGTGTCAAGGCAGTAGCAGCAGTTGCAGCTGATCAGCTTGTGCTCCAGCTGGAAGGTGACACCGGCAATGGCGACGAGGTCTCCGAG TTGATGGGAGCAGCTGAGGAGGAAGCAGCAGCATGCGAGGAGGGGAAGAACAACGACGAGTGCGTGCAGAGGAGGCTGCTCAGCGACGCCCACC